The bacterium genome has a window encoding:
- a CDS encoding spore maturation protein, giving the protein MINTLIHTFQITKHFIAHTVNVFSVWILPVMLLAFLLTALYKKIPLYETFIDGAKEGFDIGVRIIPYLVGILVAIGMFRASGAIEFLAHALSPILKLIGMPADILPLAIIRPLSGSGALGITTEIAKHYGGDSYMARLAAVMTGSSETTLYVIAVYFGSVGITKIRHALIAGIVADIAGMLAALFICRLIFL; this is encoded by the coding sequence TTGATAAACACACTAATTCATACATTTCAAATAACAAAACATTTTATTGCACATACAGTAAATGTTTTTTCAGTATGGATATTGCCTGTAATGCTTTTAGCTTTCCTTCTTACGGCTTTATATAAAAAAATTCCTCTTTATGAGACTTTTATAGATGGAGCAAAAGAAGGTTTTGATATCGGTGTCAGGATAATTCCGTATTTAGTAGGGATTTTAGTTGCTATTGGTATGTTTAGAGCATCAGGGGCGATAGAATTTTTAGCTCATGCTCTTTCACCGATTTTAAAATTAATTGGAATGCCTGCTGATATACTGCCTCTTGCAATTATAAGACCGTTGTCGGGAAGTGGAGCGCTTGGCATAACAACAGAAATTGCAAAACACTACGGAGGAGATTCTTATATGGCAAGATTAGCAGCCGTAATGACGGGAAGCTCGGAAACAACTCTTTATGTTATAGCTGTTTATTTCGGCTCTGTAGGAATTACAAAAATCAGGCATGCCCTTATAGCAGGTATAGTGGCTGACATTGCCGGTATGCTTGCAGCGCTCTTTATATGCCGTCTTATTTTCTTATAA
- the argJ gene encoding bifunctional ornithine acetyltransferase/N-acetylglutamate synthase, with the protein MKELLQENIIKEIAGSVTAPIGYSATGAHIGLKKKKKDLTIIKSEISATASGVFTQNLVKAAPVLWNQQIVNNKVKAIVVNSGNANACTGELGFKHTEIMAQTLADCIKTTKEEIIVSSTGVIGVHLPIEKIVEGIKTVVSTLETTREAAKRAAEGIITTDTYTKEIAVEVEIDGKPVRIGGMAKGSGMIHPNMATMLSFVTTDADISKNMLDKALKDSVENTYNMISVDGDTSTNDMVIVLANAMAQNTPITEENENYFKFKSALDYVNKYLAKQIVNDGEGVTKVLEVVVKGTATKDDARKIAKSIICSNLVKTAFFGEDANWGRILCAAGYSGANFNPEKTSISFSSLGGEITLFSNGEPLNFDEDKALQILKERKIQILLSLQDGTEEAAAWGCDLSYEYVKINGEYRT; encoded by the coding sequence ATGAAAGAATTATTACAGGAAAATATTATAAAAGAAATAGCCGGTAGTGTAACTGCCCCGATTGGATATAGTGCAACAGGCGCTCATATAGGACTTAAAAAAAAGAAAAAAGACTTAACAATAATAAAAAGCGAAATTTCTGCAACTGCATCGGGTGTGTTTACCCAAAATTTAGTCAAAGCAGCGCCTGTTTTGTGGAATCAGCAAATCGTTAACAATAAAGTCAAAGCAATAGTTGTCAACAGTGGAAACGCAAACGCATGCACAGGCGAACTTGGTTTTAAACACACAGAAATAATGGCACAAACGCTTGCAGATTGTATCAAGACAACTAAGGAAGAAATAATAGTGTCTTCTACCGGAGTCATCGGGGTTCATTTGCCTATCGAAAAAATTGTAGAAGGAATAAAAACTGTAGTTTCAACTTTAGAAACAACAAGAGAAGCTGCTAAAAGAGCAGCTGAAGGAATTATAACCACAGATACTTATACAAAAGAAATTGCTGTAGAAGTTGAAATAGACGGAAAACCTGTAAGAATAGGCGGGATGGCAAAAGGTTCCGGCATGATTCACCCGAATATGGCAACAATGCTTTCTTTTGTTACGACTGACGCTGATATTTCAAAAAACATGCTTGATAAAGCTTTAAAAGACAGTGTAGAAAACACTTATAATATGATTTCTGTCGATGGAGATACAAGTACAAACGATATGGTAATCGTTCTGGCTAATGCAATGGCTCAAAATACTCCTATCACAGAAGAAAATGAAAACTATTTTAAATTCAAATCAGCACTTGATTATGTTAACAAATATCTTGCAAAGCAAATTGTTAATGACGGTGAAGGTGTTACAAAAGTTCTGGAAGTGGTAGTCAAAGGCACTGCAACCAAAGATGACGCCAGAAAAATTGCAAAATCAATAATTTGCTCAAATCTTGTAAAAACAGCTTTCTTCGGCGAAGATGCTAACTGGGGCAGAATCCTTTGTGCAGCAGGCTATTCAGGTGCAAATTTTAATCCTGAGAAAACCAGTATAAGTTTTTCCAGCTTAGGCGGTGAAATTACGCTTTTTTCCAACGGTGAACCTTTAAATTTTGACGAGGATAAAGCTCTTCAAATTCTTAAAGAAAGAAAAATCCAAATTTTATTGTCTTTGCAAGACGGCACAGAAGAAGCTGCCGCATGGGGCTGTGATTTAAGTTATGAATACGTAAAAATTAACGGAGAATACAGAACATAA
- the argC gene encoding N-acetyl-gamma-glutamyl-phosphate reductase has protein sequence MIKVAIIGSTGYAGEELTRILLHHPEVEVSHVTSHSFSGKRYDSIYPSFANRFNNLCEEENIEKLAEDSDVIFIALPHGIASKKITTEILNKVKIIDIGADFRIKNQKVYEEWYKTEHESPYLLEQSIYGLCEWKRNEIKNAKLIANPGCFTTCSILSLSPLVKENLIDLNSIIIDAKSGVTGAGRTLDIGTHYTECNESTKAYKVASHRHTPEIEQELSALAAGQEFKLSFTPHLIPMQRGILSTCYANLKDSSVTYEQIKEVYKKYYGNEYFIRLTEKGIFPETKWVRNSNYCDIGFAIDKRTNRIVVVGAIDNLIKGAAGQAIQNMNIIFGIEEKTGLDNIPISI, from the coding sequence ATGATAAAAGTTGCTATTATCGGCTCAACAGGCTATGCAGGGGAAGAATTAACAAGAATATTGCTTCATCACCCTGAAGTTGAAGTTTCACATGTCACATCTCATTCTTTTTCGGGTAAGAGATATGACAGCATTTATCCGAGTTTTGCAAATAGATTTAATAATTTATGCGAAGAAGAAAACATTGAAAAACTAGCTGAAGACTCTGATGTTATCTTTATAGCGCTTCCGCACGGTATTGCATCAAAAAAAATAACGACCGAAATACTTAATAAAGTAAAAATAATAGACATAGGTGCTGATTTTAGGATAAAAAATCAAAAAGTTTATGAAGAATGGTATAAAACAGAACATGAAAGCCCTTATCTTCTAGAACAAAGCATTTATGGACTTTGCGAATGGAAGAGAAACGAGATTAAAAATGCAAAATTGATTGCAAATCCTGGTTGTTTCACAACTTGCAGTATATTAAGCCTTTCGCCTCTTGTAAAAGAAAATTTAATCGACCTGAATTCAATTATTATTGACGCAAAATCAGGTGTTACAGGTGCAGGAAGAACTCTTGATATTGGCACACATTACACAGAGTGCAACGAAAGCACAAAAGCCTATAAAGTAGCAAGTCACAGGCATACTCCTGAAATTGAACAAGAATTAAGCGCACTCGCAGCAGGACAGGAATTTAAATTATCATTTACTCCTCACCTGATACCAATGCAAAGAGGGATACTTTCCACATGTTATGCCAATTTAAAAGATTCTTCAGTTACTTATGAACAAATAAAAGAAGTTTACAAAAAATATTACGGCAACGAGTATTTTATTAGGCTCACCGAAAAAGGTATTTTCCCTGAAACCAAATGGGTAAGAAACTCAAATTACTGCGATATAGGCTTTGCAATAGACAAAAGAACGAACAGAATAGTTGTTGTTGGAGCTATAGATAACTTAATAAAAGGTGCAGCAGGACAAGCAATACAGAATATGAATATAATTTTCGGTATTGAAGAAAAAACCGGTCTTGATAACATCCCGATATCAATTTAA
- a CDS encoding nucleoside recognition domain-containing protein: protein MLGYIWFFFILAAIIIGGINGRIDAVVQSIVDSSKLAVEISISLIGVMAFWLGMMKIAEKSGIVSSISKLIKPITKRLFSDIPPDHPAIGHIAMNFTANALGVTNAATPIGIKAMSEMQKLNSSKKVATDAMCTFLAINTAGVQIVPASIIAVLAASGAKNPTIIIGPTFISTLIALISAVTVVKILEKIPFFNKEKYIKAEMSEINHSHSEQSEESLT from the coding sequence ATGCTCGGATATATCTGGTTTTTCTTTATATTAGCAGCAATTATTATAGGCGGTATCAACGGGAGAATAGACGCTGTAGTTCAATCTATCGTTGATTCTTCAAAACTTGCCGTTGAAATTTCAATTTCTCTTATAGGAGTTATGGCTTTTTGGCTGGGTATGATGAAGATAGCCGAAAAATCAGGCATAGTTTCCTCTATTTCAAAACTTATTAAACCGATAACAAAACGACTTTTTTCTGATATACCGCCAGATCACCCTGCAATAGGTCATATAGCTATGAATTTTACTGCAAATGCTTTAGGGGTAACAAATGCGGCAACTCCTATCGGAATAAAAGCGATGAGTGAAATGCAAAAACTTAATTCCTCAAAAAAAGTCGCAACAGATGCAATGTGTACTTTTCTGGCAATAAACACGGCGGGTGTTCAAATTGTACCGGCTTCTATTATTGCAGTTTTAGCAGCTTCAGGTGCAAAAAATCCTACTATAATAATAGGACCGACTTTTATTTCAACTTTAATCGCTTTAATTTCTGCCGTTACAGTTGTAAAAATTCTCGAAAAAATCCCCTTTTTTAATAAAGAAAAATATATTAAAGCTGAAATGTCGGAAATTAATCATTCTCATTCAGAGCAAAGTGAAGAATCTTTAACGTAA